One part of the Girardinichthys multiradiatus isolate DD_20200921_A chromosome 10, DD_fGirMul_XY1, whole genome shotgun sequence genome encodes these proteins:
- the LOC124875005 gene encoding kelch domain-containing protein 1-like, whose product MDSARREAAVSRLERSCHTAFIHSNTLYVWGGHQVVAGQDVMLPSDEICLCDLDSGKWECKAITGDSPLDLSGFCGSNINSTLYIFGGCDSNGHSNQMFSVDVAQLCCSWTRVTETKGTTPSPRNQHSCWVHRGRLIYFGGYGCKTVGEVQNTSSSSFIVEEMSWALIGNTLFRCWGWNNEVCVFDTQSSTWSAPETRGPTPAPRGCHASALLGNKGYITGGAEAAELEIFCLDLESWTWNRFDILPSGAPLGRSMHTMNSISDEVLFIYGGLGVDGNTLNDAWLFNAQKREWTKLNHPHKDKPRVCHTAGLGSDSDVVVFGGSSNLCILVDSVAVLRAPRQHHCRDILIFQTQPYSLCRLCEDFIGGNPELFTPQLDWLPSKLRNKIAKRAECLSTMKPTHTA is encoded by the exons ATGGATTCAGCCCGGAGAGAGGCTGCTGTGAGCCGGCTGGAGAGGAGCTGCCACACGGCGTTCATACACAGCAATACTCTGTATGTGTGGGGAGGTCATCAG GTAGTTGCTGGACAGGATGTCATGTTGCCCAGTGATGAGATATGTCTTTGTGATTTGGACAGCGGGAAGTG GGAGTGTAAGGCGATCACTGGAGACAGTCCCTTGGACTTGTCTGGTTTCTGTGGCTCCAATATTAACAGCACTCTATACATCTTCGGAGGATGTGACTCAAACGGACACTCCAACCAG ATGTTCAGCGTGGACGTAGCTCAGCTGTGCTGCTCCTGGACGAGAGTCACCGAAACAAAGGGAACAACACCCTCACCCCGTAACCAACACTCCTGCTGGGTGCACAGAGGCAG ACTGATCTACTTTGGTGGATATGGCTGTAAGACTGTAGGAGAGGTACAGAACACATCGTCATCAAGCTTCATTGTGGAAGAGATGTCCTGG GCATTGATAGGAAACACTTTGTTTCGGTGCTGGGGATGGAACAACGAGGTCTGCGTCTTTGACACGCAGTCCTCCACGTGGAGCGCACCTGAGACTCGG GGTCCAACTCCTGCTCCCAGAGGCTGCCATGCCAGTGCCCTGCTGGGAAACAAAGGTTACATCACTGGTGGTGCG GAAGCAGCAGAATTGGAAATTTTCTGCTTGGACCTTGAGAGCTGGACTTGGAATCGATT TGACATCTTGCCTTCTGGTGCTCCTCTGGGGCGCTCCATGCACACCATGAACTCCATATCAGACGAAGTCCTGTTCATTTACGGTGGCCTTGGCGTGGATGGAAACACTCTGA ATGATGCCTGGCTGTTTAACGCACAGAAGAGGGAGTGGACAAAGTTGAATCATCCACACAAAGACAAGCCCAG gGTTTGTCACACTGCCGGCCTGGGAAGTGACAGTGACGTTGTGGTTTTTGGGGGAAGCAGCAACCTCTGCATCCTTGTGGACTCA GTGGCTGTTCTGAGAGCTCCAAGGCAACACCACTGCAGGGATATTCTCATCTTTCAGACGCAGCCGTACTCTCTCTGCAG GCTGTGTGAGGACTTCATTGGAGGAAACCCTGAGTTGTTCACGCCACAGCTTGACTGGCTGCCTTCAAAGCTGCGTAACAAAATCGCCAAAAGGGCTGAATGTTTGTCCACCATGAAGCCTACACATACAGCGTGA